From one Microlunatus sp. Gsoil 973 genomic stretch:
- the fabI gene encoding enoyl-ACP reductase FabI, giving the protein MGILEGKNILVAGVTLDTSIGFHTARIAQQEGATVLVSNFGRAMSLTRRVIRKLDPEPVLLEVDVTNEEHLAGLESALREHVDRLDGVVHAIAFANPETALGGGFLSTPWPDVSTALQVSAYSLASLTMACKPLFGETAAVVGFDFDATVAWPVYDWMGVAKAALESTSRYLARYLGPDGVRVNLVSAGPLDTLAKKAIPGSDQFNGLWADRAPLGWDAKDITPAAKAAVALLSDWFPKTTGEMIHVDGGMQKMGA; this is encoded by the coding sequence GTGGGAATCCTTGAGGGCAAGAACATCCTGGTGGCCGGCGTCACCCTGGACACGTCGATCGGCTTCCACACCGCCAGGATCGCGCAGCAGGAGGGGGCGACCGTGCTCGTCTCCAACTTCGGCCGCGCGATGAGCCTGACCCGGCGGGTGATCCGGAAACTCGACCCCGAGCCGGTGCTACTCGAGGTCGACGTCACCAACGAGGAGCATCTGGCCGGTCTGGAGTCCGCGCTCCGCGAGCACGTCGACCGCCTCGACGGAGTCGTGCACGCGATCGCCTTCGCCAACCCGGAGACGGCCCTCGGCGGCGGGTTCCTGTCCACCCCCTGGCCGGACGTGTCCACGGCCCTGCAGGTCTCGGCGTATTCGCTGGCCTCACTGACCATGGCCTGCAAGCCGCTGTTCGGCGAGACCGCTGCCGTGGTCGGCTTCGACTTCGACGCCACCGTCGCCTGGCCGGTCTACGACTGGATGGGCGTCGCCAAGGCGGCACTCGAGTCGACGTCCCGCTATCTGGCGCGCTACCTCGGTCCCGACGGCGTACGGGTCAATCTGGTCTCGGCCGGGCCACTGGACACCCTGGCCAAGAAGGCGATCCCGGGCTCGGACCAGTTCAACGGACTGTGGGCCGACCGCGCACCGCTGGGCTGGGACGCCAAGGACATCACGCCGGCCGCCAAGGCCGCCGTCGCGCTGCTCTCGGACTGGTTCCCCAAGACCACCGGCGAGATGATCCACGTCGACGGCGGCATGCAGAAGATGGGCGCCTGA
- a CDS encoding nuclear transport factor 2 family protein, translated as MDDNTAPDRDGFLNWVRGPLYQAELALHNGDAGPRRALWSRREPVSVLGAWRDAHGQAGIDELFATLGDSFSDCAAYDFDLQAFDVVGRMAYTVGLEHTAASVNGKPRAYTLRATQIYRWEDGGWKVAHRHGDEIAGPPTEPG; from the coding sequence GTGGACGACAATACGGCCCCGGACCGGGACGGCTTCCTGAACTGGGTGCGGGGCCCGCTCTACCAGGCGGAGCTGGCGCTGCACAACGGCGATGCCGGCCCGCGTCGGGCCCTGTGGTCGCGCCGTGAACCGGTGAGCGTGCTCGGCGCCTGGCGAGACGCGCACGGGCAGGCCGGGATCGACGAGCTGTTCGCGACACTCGGCGACAGCTTCTCCGACTGCGCGGCCTACGACTTCGACCTGCAGGCCTTCGACGTCGTCGGCCGAATGGCGTACACCGTCGGGCTGGAACACACCGCGGCCTCGGTCAACGGGAAGCCGCGCGCCTACACGCTGCGCGCGACCCAGATCTACCGCTGGGAGGACGGCGGCTGGAAGGTCGCGCACCGCCACGGCGACGAGATCGCCGGCCCGCCGACCGAACCTGGCTGA
- a CDS encoding beta-ketoacyl-ACP reductase: MTEPSVGPTVGSRSVLVTGGSRGIGRAIVERFAAAGHRVASTSRSGEAPTGVLGVQCDITDPGQVEAAFSQIEEANGPVEILVANAGVTRDTLVLRMSDEDWQTVIDTNLTGAFRVAKRAVRPMIRQRFGRIIFISSVVGLLGSAGQVNYAASKAGLLGMARSLAREVGSRGVTSNVVAPGFIETAMTAELSEDLVAGYKKQIPVGRLGDVADVTSAVEFLAGDQAGYITGAQIPVDGGLGMGH; this comes from the coding sequence GTGACTGAGCCAAGCGTTGGGCCGACCGTCGGGTCGAGAAGTGTGCTGGTGACCGGGGGCAGCCGGGGCATCGGGCGGGCGATCGTCGAGCGGTTCGCAGCCGCCGGCCACAGGGTGGCGTCGACCTCGCGCAGCGGCGAGGCACCCACCGGCGTGCTCGGCGTGCAGTGCGACATCACCGACCCCGGTCAGGTGGAGGCCGCGTTCAGCCAGATCGAGGAGGCGAACGGTCCGGTCGAGATCCTGGTCGCCAACGCCGGGGTCACCCGCGACACGCTGGTCCTGCGGATGTCGGACGAGGACTGGCAGACGGTGATCGACACCAACCTGACCGGCGCCTTCCGGGTGGCCAAACGGGCCGTGCGGCCGATGATCCGGCAGCGCTTCGGGCGGATCATCTTCATCTCCTCGGTGGTCGGCCTGTTGGGCTCGGCCGGACAGGTCAACTACGCCGCGTCCAAGGCCGGCCTGCTCGGCATGGCCAGGTCATTGGCCCGCGAGGTCGGCTCCCGTGGCGTCACCTCCAACGTCGTCGCACCCGGCTTCATCGAGACCGCCATGACGGCCGAGCTGTCTGAGGACCTGGTCGCCGGCTACAAGAAACAGATTCCGGTCGGCAGGCTGGGCGACGTCGCCGACGTCACCTCGGCAGTGGAGTTCCTGGCCGGCGACCAGGCCGGCTACATCACCGGCGCACAGATCCCGGTCGACGGCGGCCTGGGCATGGGCCACTGA
- a CDS encoding RNA methyltransferase translates to MEHQIIKITGSDDGRIDDYVKLRDVNLRRHLEAERGLFIAEGERVIGRALDAGYRPRSFLLAERWLDPLADRLVDHPDVPIYLVTERLAEEITGFHVHRGALASLHRQPDRSVQDLLRLDRLVVLEDIVDHTNVGAILRNAAGLGWQGALLSPRSADPLYRRAIKVSMGAVFSLPWARMADWGSAVGLLNDHGFTTVALALTDEAQDLDQVRDRFAAGGRAKIAILLGTEGAGLSKRWIDQAQLVAKIPMRAGIDSLNVAAASAVACYALASGRTAG, encoded by the coding sequence ATCGAGCACCAGATCATCAAGATCACCGGGTCGGACGACGGTCGAATCGACGATTACGTGAAACTGCGGGATGTCAACCTGCGCAGGCATCTCGAAGCGGAGCGCGGTCTGTTCATCGCCGAGGGCGAGAGGGTGATCGGGCGAGCCCTTGACGCCGGCTATCGCCCCCGATCCTTCCTGCTTGCCGAGCGCTGGCTGGATCCACTTGCCGACCGGCTCGTTGATCATCCGGACGTACCGATCTACCTGGTCACCGAGAGGTTGGCCGAGGAGATCACCGGGTTCCATGTGCACCGCGGAGCTCTGGCCTCATTGCACCGGCAACCGGATCGATCGGTGCAGGACCTGCTACGGCTGGACCGACTCGTGGTCCTGGAGGACATCGTCGATCACACCAACGTCGGCGCCATCCTGCGGAATGCCGCGGGGCTCGGCTGGCAGGGTGCTCTGCTCTCCCCGCGGTCGGCCGACCCGCTGTACCGGCGGGCGATCAAGGTCAGCATGGGCGCGGTGTTCTCCCTGCCCTGGGCACGGATGGCGGACTGGGGAAGTGCGGTCGGGCTGCTCAACGATCACGGTTTCACCACCGTCGCCCTCGCTCTGACCGACGAGGCACAGGACCTTGATCAGGTACGCGACCGGTTCGCCGCAGGCGGGCGAGCCAAGATCGCGATCCTGCTCGGCACCGAGGGCGCCGGCCTGTCGAAGCGCTGGATCGACCAGGCGCAGCTGGTCGCGAAGATTCCCATGCGGGCCGGCATCGACTCGCTCAACGTGGCAGCGGCGAGCGCGGTGGCCTGTTACGCACTCGCTTCCGGACGCACCGCCGGATGA
- a CDS encoding YbaK/EbsC family protein, with translation MSQPVGLGTLTWQPALTRPELLAAPVKTALESGVIDADQVFVTEIDPELADTAAFCEAYQSPLETSANCVVVAGRRAEVQTTAACLVLATERADVNKTVRKHLGVRKLSFASMDDAVSDSGMEYGGITPIGLPDGWPILVDTAVTGQPWIVIGSGVRGSKLAVPGSLAAKLPGAEVLRIAL, from the coding sequence ATGTCACAGCCCGTCGGACTCGGAACCTTGACCTGGCAGCCCGCGCTGACCCGGCCCGAACTCCTGGCCGCACCGGTCAAGACTGCACTGGAGTCGGGTGTGATCGACGCCGACCAAGTGTTCGTCACCGAGATCGATCCGGAACTGGCCGACACCGCGGCGTTCTGCGAGGCCTACCAGTCGCCGCTGGAGACCTCGGCGAACTGCGTCGTCGTCGCCGGCCGACGGGCCGAGGTGCAGACCACAGCAGCCTGTCTGGTGCTGGCCACGGAACGGGCGGACGTCAACAAGACTGTCCGCAAGCATCTCGGCGTGCGCAAGCTCTCCTTCGCGTCGATGGACGACGCCGTCTCCGACTCCGGGATGGAGTACGGCGGAATCACCCCGATCGGGCTGCCGGACGGCTGGCCGATCCTGGTCGACACCGCCGTCACCGGGCAGCCATGGATCGTGATCGGAAGCGGTGTCCGCGGCAGCAAGCTGGCCGTTCCCGGCTCCCTGGCAGCCAAGCTGCCGGGGGCCGAGGTGCTCCGGATCGCCCTCTAA
- a CDS encoding SPFH domain-containing protein, whose amino-acid sequence MGGIIALIIVIIVLIIVLGSAIRIIQQQRVAVVERLGKFHRTLPPGPHLLVPFVDRVRYSMDMREVVVPFPPQGVITEDNLMVNIDSVIYFQVIDPVRAAYEAQDYVRAIEQLTMTTLRNIIGGLDLEQTLTSREEINGKLRVVLDEATGKWGIKVNRVELRAIDPPPTIRDAMEKGARAERDKRAQILLAEGQRQSQILSAGGEKESAILRAQGEREAAVLRAQADRQSQMLRAEGEAQAITTVFNAIHAGEPDQALLSYQYMQMLPQIARGDANKVWVVPSEIGKALEGLGGAVAQAASGIPTSNDGHFSAPKKIDVQAELAEQKKAEDEDADKRVQEAIAAAQDLENTRMSRLSPSNGPAALGAGLGAPAPDSGADEQPQHQAPSSAPTPPSAPPEPPQQG is encoded by the coding sequence ATGGGCGGCATTATCGCGTTGATCATCGTCATCATCGTGCTGATCATCGTGCTGGGCAGCGCGATCCGGATCATCCAGCAGCAGCGGGTGGCGGTGGTGGAGCGCCTGGGCAAGTTCCACCGGACACTTCCGCCCGGACCGCACCTGTTGGTGCCGTTCGTCGACCGGGTCCGTTACAGCATGGACATGCGCGAGGTCGTCGTGCCGTTCCCGCCGCAGGGCGTGATCACCGAGGACAACCTGATGGTCAACATCGATTCGGTGATCTACTTCCAGGTGATCGATCCGGTGCGGGCCGCGTACGAGGCGCAGGACTACGTGCGGGCGATCGAACAGCTGACGATGACGACTCTGCGCAACATCATCGGCGGACTTGATCTTGAACAGACGCTGACCAGCCGTGAGGAGATCAACGGCAAGCTGCGCGTGGTGCTCGACGAGGCCACCGGCAAGTGGGGGATCAAGGTCAACCGGGTCGAGTTGCGGGCCATCGATCCGCCGCCCACCATCCGCGACGCGATGGAGAAGGGCGCCCGGGCCGAGCGCGACAAACGGGCCCAGATCCTGTTGGCCGAGGGCCAGCGGCAGTCCCAGATCCTGTCGGCCGGTGGTGAGAAGGAGTCGGCGATCCTACGCGCCCAGGGCGAACGCGAGGCCGCTGTGCTGCGCGCCCAGGCAGATCGGCAGTCGCAGATGTTGCGTGCCGAGGGCGAGGCGCAGGCGATCACCACTGTCTTCAACGCGATCCACGCCGGTGAGCCGGACCAGGCGCTGCTGTCCTACCAGTACATGCAGATGCTCCCGCAGATCGCCCGCGGCGACGCCAACAAGGTCTGGGTCGTGCCGTCGGAGATCGGCAAGGCTCTCGAGGGTCTCGGTGGTGCGGTCGCGCAGGCGGCCTCCGGCATCCCGACCTCGAACGACGGGCACTTCTCCGCGCCGAAGAAGATCGACGTCCAGGCTGAGCTGGCAGAACAGAAGAAGGCCGAGGACGAGGACGCCGACAAGCGGGTCCAGGAGGCGATCGCCGCGGCCCAGGACTTGGAGAACACCAGGATGTCGCGGCTGTCGCCGTCGAATGGCCCCGCTGCACTGGGTGCCGGGTTGGGTGCCCCGGCGCCCGATTCCGGGGCGGACGAGCAGCCGCAGCATCAGGCTCCCTCCTCCGCGCCCACCCCGCCGTCGGCTCCGCCCGAGCCGCCGCAACAGGGTTAG
- the moaA gene encoding GTP 3',8-cyclase MoaA, producing MSSVLLPTPRPLADRHGRVATDLRVSLTDRCNLRCTYCMPAEGLEWLPNDEVLTDREFLRLIGIGTSLLGIRTVRLTGGEPLLRKGLERLVAGIAALPTRPRIALTTNGIGLARRAQALADAGLDRINISLDTLDPETFHRLSRRRRLDDVLAGIAAAQQAGLQPVKINTVLMRGINDHEALPLLRWAIDQGVQLRFIEQMPLDAQHGWNRQTMITAGEILEQLSAEFSLAEDPQDRAARGSAPAELFRIAGTDHRVGVIAAVSQPFCGACDRVRLTSDGQLRNCLFARTEQDLRTPLRSGATDEQIADQWVSAVAVKLPGHGIDDPSFLQPDRPMSAIGG from the coding sequence ATGAGCTCGGTGCTTCTGCCCACCCCGCGTCCTCTCGCGGACCGGCATGGCCGGGTCGCGACGGACCTGCGGGTGTCGCTGACCGACCGCTGCAACCTGCGCTGCACCTACTGCATGCCGGCCGAGGGTCTGGAGTGGCTGCCGAACGACGAGGTGCTCACCGACCGGGAATTCCTCCGGCTGATCGGGATCGGCACGTCGCTGCTGGGCATCCGGACGGTACGGCTGACGGGCGGCGAGCCGCTGCTCCGCAAGGGGCTGGAGCGGCTGGTCGCCGGCATCGCCGCGCTGCCCACCCGGCCGAGGATCGCCCTCACCACCAACGGAATCGGGCTGGCCCGTCGCGCTCAGGCGCTCGCGGACGCCGGGCTGGACCGGATCAACATCTCGCTGGACACGCTTGATCCCGAGACGTTCCACCGGTTGTCCCGGCGCCGCCGACTGGACGATGTGTTGGCCGGCATTGCGGCAGCCCAACAGGCTGGCCTGCAGCCGGTCAAGATCAACACCGTGCTGATGCGCGGCATTAACGATCATGAAGCGCTGCCGTTGCTGCGGTGGGCGATCGACCAGGGCGTCCAGCTGCGATTCATCGAACAGATGCCGTTGGACGCCCAGCACGGGTGGAACCGGCAGACCATGATCACCGCCGGAGAGATCCTCGAGCAGCTGTCGGCCGAGTTCAGCCTGGCGGAGGATCCCCAGGACCGTGCCGCCCGGGGCAGCGCGCCGGCGGAGTTGTTCCGGATCGCCGGGACGGACCATCGGGTGGGAGTCATCGCCGCAGTCAGCCAACCCTTCTGCGGTGCCTGCGACCGGGTCAGGCTGACCTCGGACGGGCAGTTGCGCAACTGCCTCTTCGCCCGCACCGAGCAGGATCTTCGGACGCCGCTGCGCAGCGGTGCGACCGACGAGCAGATCGCCGACCAGTGGGTCTCCGCGGTCGCGGTGAAGCTCCCCGGCCACGGCATCGACGATCCGTCGTTCCTGCAACCGGACCGGCCGATGTCGGCCATCGGCGGCTAG
- a CDS encoding bifunctional precorrin-2 dehydrogenase/sirohydrochlorin ferrochelatase translates to MPAVPAYLSGLRLSGRRVVVIGAGRVAERRLDRLLEAGAELIVIAPVATELIKQLADSGRLTWLQRGYLYGDLEGAWYALVATDDHDCNERVSTEAEQRRIFCVRSDDRQAATAWTPASAVTDGVQIGVLAGGDHGRSRRIRDELLRQLDL, encoded by the coding sequence GTGCCCGCCGTCCCCGCCTACCTGTCCGGTCTCCGGCTGTCCGGACGCCGGGTGGTGGTGATCGGCGCGGGCCGGGTTGCCGAACGCCGCCTTGACCGGCTGCTGGAGGCGGGGGCGGAACTGATCGTGATCGCGCCCGTGGCCACGGAGTTGATCAAGCAGCTGGCCGACTCGGGACGGCTGACCTGGTTGCAACGCGGCTATCTGTACGGCGATTTGGAGGGTGCCTGGTACGCCCTGGTCGCCACCGATGATCATGACTGCAACGAACGGGTGTCGACCGAGGCGGAGCAGCGCCGGATCTTCTGCGTACGGTCCGACGATCGGCAGGCGGCAACCGCATGGACCCCGGCCAGCGCAGTGACCGACGGGGTCCAGATCGGCGTTCTTGCCGGCGGCGATCACGGTCGATCCCGCCGCATCCGCGACGAGTTGCTGCGACAGTTGGACCTGTGA
- a CDS encoding ABC transporter ATP-binding protein, with translation MAAVIDLAEVTIVRGGATLLDKISWTVDEAERWVIIGPNGAGKTTLLQVVSAQIHPTSGVAGLLGEVLGTVDVFELRPRIGLTSASLAERIPRSERVHDVVVSAGYAVIGRWRESYDELDHQRADQLLAQLGIQSLTDRTFGTLSEGEKKRVQIARALMTDPELLLLDEPAAGLDLAGREGLVRTLSQLTTDPYAPATVLVTHHVEEIPAGITHAMLLKGGSVVAAGPVAETLTAETLSETFDLRLELSEDRGRFAARAG, from the coding sequence ATGGCAGCCGTGATCGACCTCGCTGAAGTCACCATCGTCCGGGGCGGCGCGACCTTGCTGGACAAGATCAGCTGGACGGTCGACGAGGCGGAACGCTGGGTCATCATCGGACCGAACGGAGCCGGGAAGACCACCTTGCTGCAGGTGGTCTCCGCCCAGATCCACCCGACCTCGGGTGTTGCCGGTCTGCTGGGCGAGGTGCTCGGCACGGTCGACGTGTTCGAACTCCGGCCGCGGATCGGTCTGACCTCCGCGTCGCTGGCCGAACGGATCCCGCGCAGCGAGCGCGTGCATGACGTGGTTGTGTCCGCCGGGTACGCGGTGATCGGCCGGTGGCGGGAGTCCTACGACGAACTGGATCACCAGCGGGCCGATCAGCTGCTCGCCCAACTCGGCATCCAGTCGCTGACCGACCGGACGTTCGGAACGCTGAGTGAGGGCGAGAAGAAGCGGGTGCAGATCGCGCGTGCGCTGATGACCGACCCCGAACTGCTGCTGCTCGACGAGCCGGCCGCCGGTTTGGATCTTGCCGGCCGGGAGGGGTTGGTGCGCACCCTGTCCCAGCTCACCACCGACCCATACGCACCGGCGACCGTGCTGGTCACCCACCATGTCGAGGAGATCCCCGCCGGTATCACCCACGCCATGCTGCTCAAGGGCGGCTCGGTGGTCGCTGCCGGTCCAGTGGCGGAGACCCTGACGGCCGAGACACTGAGCGAAACCTTCGATCTGCGGCTCGAGCTGTCCGAGGACCGCGGCCGGTTCGCGGCTCGCGCTGGGTAG
- a CDS encoding DUF3099 domain-containing protein produces MRSAARGSRERIVITDAQEGSSADLKQRQIRYAITMGFRVVCFISMLWVPSPWRWFLLGAAIVLPYIAVIFANQADQRTRHGHFEHGGRELENHHRKELDE; encoded by the coding sequence GTGAGGTCAGCAGCACGCGGGTCGCGCGAGCGCATCGTGATCACCGACGCCCAGGAGGGCTCCAGCGCTGACCTCAAACAACGACAGATCCGGTACGCGATCACCATGGGGTTCCGGGTGGTCTGCTTCATCTCGATGCTCTGGGTGCCCAGTCCGTGGCGTTGGTTCCTGCTCGGCGCGGCGATCGTGCTGCCGTACATAGCCGTGATCTTCGCCAACCAGGCGGACCAGCGGACCCGGCACGGCCATTTCGAACACGGCGGCCGGGAGCTGGAGAACCATCACCGGAAAGAGTTGGATGAGTGA
- a CDS encoding acetone carboxylase, with the protein MSELICSAKGCQQPAGFDLGWNNPKIHTPDRRKHWLACPEHRESLAKFLSARGFLREVTEL; encoded by the coding sequence ATGAGTGAGCTGATCTGCTCGGCCAAGGGCTGCCAGCAACCGGCGGGCTTCGACCTCGGCTGGAACAACCCGAAGATCCATACGCCCGATCGGCGGAAACACTGGCTGGCCTGCCCCGAGCATCGTGAGTCGTTGGCGAAGTTTCTCAGTGCCCGCGGTTTCCTCCGCGAAGTCACCGAGCTCTGA
- a CDS encoding NfeD family protein yields MPMNLTDWLGDNPWALWLTLAVLLGVAEILSLDFVLIMIAVGAVAGAVVGAIFPELWWLQILVAAGVSVGMLAVARPTLMKRVHQLPGYRSSADKMVGSSGLATTDITTQSGEIKVDGQTWTARVYTPDTVITKGTEIEVYAIDGPIAVVYPRYGELPTP; encoded by the coding sequence ATGCCGATGAACTTGACGGACTGGCTCGGCGACAACCCCTGGGCACTGTGGCTGACGCTGGCCGTCCTGCTCGGGGTCGCCGAGATCCTGTCCCTGGACTTTGTGTTGATCATGATCGCCGTCGGTGCGGTCGCCGGGGCGGTGGTCGGTGCCATTTTTCCGGAGTTGTGGTGGCTGCAGATCCTGGTCGCCGCCGGCGTCTCGGTCGGGATGTTGGCAGTGGCCCGGCCGACACTAATGAAGCGGGTGCACCAGCTGCCCGGCTACCGGTCGTCGGCCGACAAGATGGTCGGCAGCAGTGGCCTGGCCACCACCGACATCACCACCCAGAGTGGCGAGATCAAGGTCGACGGACAGACCTGGACGGCGCGGGTGTACACGCCCGACACGGTGATCACGAAGGGCACCGAGATCGAGGTGTACGCGATCGACGGGCCGATCGCCGTCGTCTATCCCAGGTACGGTGAGCTTCCCACCCCGTAG
- a CDS encoding DinB family protein, with protein MDEKSVLKRYYQRARESLLWKVDGLSERQVRMPLTPTGTNLLGVLKHVASVDVGYLGEVFDRPFRHPLIDRIDADPSTDLWAAEDESAEMIKEFARRAWAHTDATIEELELDAVGRVPWWGDQEVTLEWILVHVISENAQHLGQVDIVRELTDGAAGLRPDASNLPDMTAADWAEHTARLRALAESFPE; from the coding sequence ATGGACGAGAAGTCAGTGCTGAAGCGGTACTACCAGCGCGCCAGGGAGTCGCTGTTGTGGAAGGTCGACGGGCTGTCCGAGCGCCAGGTCCGAATGCCGTTGACCCCGACCGGAACCAATCTTCTGGGTGTGCTGAAACATGTCGCCTCGGTCGACGTCGGTTACCTGGGTGAGGTCTTCGACCGACCGTTCCGGCATCCGCTGATCGACCGGATCGACGCCGATCCCAGCACCGACCTGTGGGCCGCCGAGGACGAGTCGGCAGAGATGATCAAGGAGTTCGCCCGCCGGGCCTGGGCACACACCGATGCCACCATCGAGGAGCTCGAGCTGGATGCGGTCGGCCGGGTTCCGTGGTGGGGCGACCAGGAGGTCACGCTCGAATGGATCCTGGTCCACGTGATCAGCGAGAACGCCCAGCACCTCGGGCAGGTCGACATCGTTCGCGAGCTCACCGACGGAGCCGCCGGCCTGCGCCCGGACGCCAGCAACCTGCCGGACATGACCGCTGCGGACTGGGCCGAGCACACCGCCAGACTGCGCGCACTGGCCGAGTCGTTCCCGGAGTAG